CGAATAACTGATGACCACAGTCCAAAAGGCAGCTCCAATCCATGTTCGAATCTTCCATGTCAAGGGGATGCACGTACGTAGTTGTTAGTCATGAGTCCTCCTACCTATGTTAAAGCTTCCACAGCTGCTATAAATAAATACTATTGCTCAACCGCTATTCTCGCATCCTCTGTGCGTGGTGGTCTCCATTTACGGTCAAATATATCCTTCTCTATGGTTTTCTGGGGCTTCAATTTTTCATCAAGAAGCTCCAGCAACTCTTGCAACCCAACACCTGTTAAGGCAGATGTCTTGACATGTGGAGCAGACTCCGATCCAAACTGATTTTCACTTCCAACGACCTCCCACTTGTTAGAGGGATCGTTTTGCTGGACCTCAGCACTCCCACAGCCCACTAAGGAACCATTATAGTCAACCCAGGACTCTTGTTCATCACCTGAGACCAACTCGTCGGTGTAGTTACCTTGTTGATCATCGATGACCTCTCCAAGCTTGCCTGATTGCTCAAAGTCCTCATCTTCATTATCATCATATTCTAGGAGGTCCTCTTCACACAATTTATTGGATGCAACATCATTGTTTTCTTCTAACCCGCTAGGAACTTCATCCTCATTGCAATAACCATCTCCAACAAAATCCTCGCGAAGATCAATCTACATAAATTTCGAAATACTGAAGCAATGCATCTGGATCCATGTTTCAGAATTTTTGAATATCTGTCCGTTTTTAAAATTTAGGGAATGATAGTGTTATTCTACTTACCTTATTCCAAACTTCAATCATATTCTGGAGCTTCTGCTCAGAGACTCCTATCTGCCCGAGAACTTGCAACACTGCTTCCCGCTGCTCATTTAGGTTTGGTGCACTCGAGTCAAGAACGTGCTGCAAGAATATGTAATCTATCAGAGTAGAAACTTTATAGTTCAAGCAACTTTTCTTTAGCTAACAGATTTCAATTCTGAGTTCAACATCATTTGGTGGAGCTTGGGAGCACATAATATGTTAACAACATTGAAAATGTAATTAGAGAAAGAAGATACCACAAGAAGGTCAGCTTCAACAACCTCTTCCAATGTTGCATGAAAGGCCTCTACTAGCtgcacaaaataaaaaaaaaaattttgaaaaatcaagtTCAAGTGATTGCTAAGGTCTCTGCTGCCATTATAAGAGGACCAGGTGGTGACACTATCCACTCACCTGTATAGGCAATTCTGATATGAATCCCACAGTATCACTGAGCAGCACTTTCCTTCTGAATATTAAGTATTTAATCCAATGACCAAAAAAGGGGGTGAGCATCATTCTCGGCAAAAGGCATAAATCAAATTAGCTACTTCAATATTTTGTAAACCCAGTTACTAAGACATCCCATCTATGCAAGAAAAACTTAATGGACCTCCTTTCCACTTTGAGAAATATCATAAACTTCTCTGTATAACAGGATAAGTCTTTTTGAATAGTCTGACCAAAATagcttcattttttaaattgattgcTTACCAACGTTTTTGCAACAAAAAAGTTTAATGGAAGTACGAAGCTAACTgcatgaaaaaattaagaacTGCAATTCACTTCCAGTAAGAAGctacaaaatagaaaaaaatttgtCAGATGTCTATTTCTTATTTCTCCTATCCATGTTTGGTAAGACATTGATATTGTATGgacaaattgaaacaaaaacttcaatttattaCAGCATCATAGCTTTTAAGAGTACTAACAAACTGTAGCAGAGGTATGTGTAATGAAACATTAAACTTTCCAGatatttctcaaactaaaagGGAGGTCCTTCTAGTTTCTCTTCACTAGATGGAAGGTCTAACAAATTCATCCAATTTCATATTACCCTGATGGGAGAACGACACTTCTTAACTTGGGGTCCACTGTGGCAAACAATCTGCACAATTAAGAGCCCAAATGTTGGATAGTGTCATATCACTCAACTTGTCACAATTTCAAGCTTAACTGACATCCAGCATCAGAGTCAAACTACAGACTAGCAAGTTGTTTACCATACCGATCATCACAGTAGAGAAAGCTCTCTGATACTGCACTAACCAAAGTAGATTTCCCCTGTTAAGGAAACAATTTCATCCATCATAAGAGATTGCAGTAAAATATCACATTAATGGGATTTACGTGTTTCAGATCAACCTACAGCATTTGTGTAACCAACAACAGCAACTGTAGGAATTTCTTGACCGTCTGATCCTCCATGCCTCTTACGAGCAGCACGCTGCAATGCTCGCGTACGACGAACCTCTTTAATCTCAGATAACAATTGATTCCTCCGTTCTAAAATTCTGAAACCGAAAGCAGTAGAATTAGAAATATATCATATGTATACATGAGCGAGTGAAACACTATTGGATCATTAACAACTAACTGGAAACAGAGTACGGAATGTATTCAGTATATAGACAACCTCTACTATTGACTGAAAATAATTCACTACTCAAATACACGACAAATccaaaaggacaaatatatttCCGCTGACAAATATATTATCACAGACTATTCTTCAAATTACCccattcattttcatttttcttctgTAGTTCTAGTAAACACACATGATCacaaaaaatatgatgataTCATATAGCCCTTGAAAGCACTTGTTGCTTACTGCTACAGACTATTAAGTTATATTCATCCACTCAGCTTCATTTTGCATCTGAATCTCTAATAAAGTGAGGTTCATATTCCTTTAGACtctcaaataatatttctttaaacGAGATCCTTGCATAAGTTGACTCATACACAGAGTTGtgtatgcaaaaacatgcacaaTCAATTATTAGCCAGAAAGTTTGTATAATAAGAACAACTATGCCTCAACGGCAAACTAGTTGGGCTGGGTGGCTGGATAAATGCATCCTCAATGTCTATTTTGCTTGATTTTGACCACGTTTCGTTCCTATATCAATAACTTAAGAGTTCCCTAGCATAAGAAGTTCTCTACATGTTCAAGTGACAGACTGAACCTTTCCAGCTTTATCTATCCACAAAAAACGTTTAACAAAATTATAGTACATCAAGGTCAGTAACAAACCTGCGCCGCTGAAGCTGCAATTCTGTCTCTCCAGCACCACTAATGAAACCACGTCCCCCACTTCCTCTCCTGCAAGTGAAAATGGCATACTTCAGAAACTCTAGCAGCAGCAACTgcaatttcttaaatttcagcAATCATCTTGGTTACAGTAAACATATAACTGAAAAGTGGACAACTCTGCCAAGAAATCAATTCTTTGAACTTCCAAATGCATCCTTCAGTAGAGATAAAGCCAGTAAGCAATAATTTACCCTCTGGCACTAACTACTTCAGCTTCTCCACCTACACCAAAACCATAACGTCCACCAGGACCGCGCACACGAACAAGACGACTTTTTTTGTACATAAGTGCAGCCAACTCAGCCTGTAAGTTAATGGAAAGTCAGAGCGACTGCGACGGTCCAAATATTCCTTCTTCATTAGGCACAAAAAACGATCATCTAAAAATACATTGAACAACATAGCAAGATAGAGCAGCAGGTCACCTGTAGCTTAGCTTCTTTCGTCTGAGCATGTGCGTTGAAAATCTCTATTATCAGGCCTACACGGTCCAGAACAGGTTTACCCCAAGCCCGCTGCAGTTGAAGaacaaatcataaaaataaaaattaagggGAATAAATAGAAACCTTGGCTGATGGATAATTGTAGCTGTGAGATTAATTGATGTCTGCCTTCAGATTATGAATATAACTAACAAGAAAGCAAGTCAGCAACTTTTCCAATGGCTCAATCAGTTTCTTTTAGATCAGAAAATTAATAAACCAACAAGCACAATGACTTACTTCTAAATTTCGCTGCTGTATGCCAGTAAGAATTGCATTTACAAAAATGGCATCTATTTCTTCCTGCTAACAAAATGCCAGTGACCAATATCAGCCTGATTAACCGTTAACAGTTTCATAATGCTAGGagaattaatgaatttattaaatcaaattCATATAGTAAATCCTCTACCTGAGTATCCAAAGAATTTAAATGGCATTTCACTGTATCCACAGTTCCAGGTCCAAAAAATGTATCTGCCATAACAAGCACAATGCACAAATTATTTCAAGAATAGGCCACAGATCAAAAACTTACCAAGAGTTGGCTATCCTTTCTACCAATAACTTCAGGAAGATTCACACTCTCCCCCTTAAACAACAAGTCAGCTCTTATATAAGGAAAGCATTTCAACGACCATATTCTATAAGGAAGAACCCCATTGCAAAGGCTGAGGTCTATCAGACAGTTTCAACAGACAAACTTTAGCATAGATGAAGGGGGAAATGTGAGCACAAATATCCAGTTCCAACAATAACTCTTCTGCTTCTTTCTATATCCCCTCTATAGAGAACACAGTCAACTTTGTTTTGATCTGAAGGTGATTAAGGTGAGAGAGATGGAGAGAAAGTGGTATAGAAATTTTTCTTTCCCTTAAGGATGTGGTGTCTGCATAATCATTTACCAATAAGAATTCTGTACTCTTGCCAGCATGATAGTTTCATTTAACACATtttcaaagaaacaaaaatgaaaCTTGATGAGGAAGTATTAGGATATGTCAAAATGACAGTGCGTCAAGCACTTAAAGTTATTGAATAAAGTTTGTGACTTTGTTGCTTTATAAGTAGCACTATAACTGTCCAAGCCCATAGTTTGTTTCCCCTATTAAGTAGCACTATAGTTGTTCGAGGTAATGGGGGCATAAAAAAGAGCCTTCATATAGAttgattatttataaattttacataaattacCCAAGTTTCTTACTTCTTTCCCAAGGACAAGCAATATTGCAGAATGGAAGATATCAACTGGGAAAAAGCAGAGCTCAAAGTGCAAATATAACCATCTATGATCAAACCTGTTTAAGCTATTTTACTGTATCTTCCCAGTTTCAGATACTCTTTTACTAACTACAGTC
This window of the Solanum pennellii chromosome 2, SPENNV200 genome carries:
- the LOC107011842 gene encoding GTP-binding protein At3g49725, chloroplastic isoform X1, which gives rise to MFRKISHLRSSLTSGVRLPQALRHFSQFSISLPPTQTQSIHLLVNPSPSTQSSLFHSLSSPCSSLLLQKHQDGSGDDFNTDPKSPPRLFVVQPRFRPDSVLKPKLNEALNLANSLEEQRHGFYDTEFLDKQMPHHLVVQNPASRSIRADTFFGPGTVDTVKCHLNSLDTQQEEIDAIFVNAILTGIQQRNLERAWGKPVLDRVGLIIEIFNAHAQTKEAKLQAELAALMYKKSRLVRVRGPGGRYGFGVGGEAEVVSARGRGSGGRGFISGAGETELQLQRRRILERRNQLLSEIKEVRRTRALQRAARKRHGGSDGQEIPTVAVVGYTNAGKSTLVSAVSESFLYCDDRLFATVDPKLRSVVLPSGRKVLLSDTVGFISELPIQLVEAFHATLEEVVEADLLVHVLDSSAPNLNEQREAVLQVLGQIGVSEQKLQNMIEVWNKIDLREDFVGDGYCNEDEVPSGLEENNDVASNKLCEEDLLEYDDNEDEDFEQSGKLGEVIDDQQGNYTDELVSGDEQESWVDYNGSLVGCGSAEVQQNDPSNKWEVVGSENQFGSESAPHVKTSALTGVGLQELLELLDEKLKPQKTIEKDIFDRKWRPPRTEDARIAVEQ
- the LOC107011842 gene encoding GTP-binding protein At3g49725, chloroplastic isoform X2, with product MFRKISHLRSSLTSGVRLPQALRHFSQFSISLPPTQTQSIHLLVNPSPSTQSSLFHSLSSPCSSLLLQKHQDGSGDDFNTDPKSPPRLFVVQPRFRPDSVLKPKLNEALNLANSLEEQRHGFYDTEFLDKQMPHHLVVQNPASRSIRADTFFGPGTVDTVKCHLNSLDTQEEIDAIFVNAILTGIQQRNLERAWGKPVLDRVGLIIEIFNAHAQTKEAKLQAELAALMYKKSRLVRVRGPGGRYGFGVGGEAEVVSARGRGSGGRGFISGAGETELQLQRRRILERRNQLLSEIKEVRRTRALQRAARKRHGGSDGQEIPTVAVVGYTNAGKSTLVSAVSESFLYCDDRLFATVDPKLRSVVLPSGRKVLLSDTVGFISELPIQLVEAFHATLEEVVEADLLVHVLDSSAPNLNEQREAVLQVLGQIGVSEQKLQNMIEVWNKIDLREDFVGDGYCNEDEVPSGLEENNDVASNKLCEEDLLEYDDNEDEDFEQSGKLGEVIDDQQGNYTDELVSGDEQESWVDYNGSLVGCGSAEVQQNDPSNKWEVVGSENQFGSESAPHVKTSALTGVGLQELLELLDEKLKPQKTIEKDIFDRKWRPPRTEDARIAVEQ